A genomic region of Bdellovibrionales bacterium contains the following coding sequences:
- a CDS encoding DUF2520 domain-containing protein: MGRVPQDRKDFFSSDANFLLIGSGRLARHLAYFFKHLDIPLSFWSRNNDPDFNTLEPSDGTPQQRLRKLAKAASHIWILTKDGSISEMSELCADSRGILFHCSGSLNLNGVHGAHPLMSFGWNLYPHTTYLKIPVVLDSKTPNLTEIWPGLTNPQIRLKQDQKPLYHALCVASGNFSTLLWQMAKEDFSRLGISWSHLQPYLNQIFLNLSHSPDEALTGPLARSDTLTVEKNIQALNGHDLGDIYSLFWKIYQKRRTKCPYPIL; encoded by the coding sequence ATGGGACGAGTACCTCAGGACCGAAAAGATTTTTTTTCATCTGACGCAAATTTTTTATTGATTGGCTCCGGTCGACTCGCGCGCCATTTGGCCTATTTCTTTAAACACCTCGATATTCCTTTGAGTTTCTGGTCACGTAACAATGATCCAGATTTTAATACCTTAGAACCCAGCGACGGAACACCACAGCAACGCCTCCGTAAGCTTGCGAAGGCGGCTTCACACATTTGGATTCTTACCAAAGATGGGTCTATTTCTGAAATGAGTGAGCTTTGTGCGGATTCGCGCGGAATTCTTTTTCACTGTTCAGGAAGTCTCAATTTAAATGGAGTACATGGAGCGCATCCGCTGATGTCCTTTGGATGGAATTTGTATCCACATACAACATACTTGAAAATCCCTGTTGTTTTAGATTCAAAAACACCAAACCTCACTGAAATCTGGCCAGGATTGACCAATCCACAGATTCGCTTAAAGCAGGATCAAAAGCCTCTCTATCACGCTCTCTGCGTAGCCAGCGGGAACTTCAGCACTCTGCTTTGGCAAATGGCTAAAGAGGATTTTTCCAGATTGGGAATATCTTGGTCCCATCTTCAACCCTATTTAAATCAAATTTTTTTAAATCTCTCTCATTCTCCCGACGAGGCTCTCACTGGTCCACTCGCTCGCTCTGACACCTTGACTGTTGAGAAAAATATACAAGCCCTCAACGGGCATGACTTAGGAGATATCTATTCTCTTTTCTGGAAGATTTATCAAAAAAGGAGAACGAAATGTCCCTACCCAATTTTATGA
- a CDS encoding aspartate 1-decarboxylase produces the protein MTLTMLKSKIHRATVTDANLSYEGSISIDSRLCKLARLHQFEKVDIYNCNNGARFSTYVIYGGPGEICLNGAAARHVHKGDLVIIACYLNLSPPEAPSHKPNLVFVDKKNCPVEKLAPEI, from the coding sequence ATGACATTGACCATGCTTAAATCTAAGATTCATCGGGCTACCGTGACGGATGCAAACCTTTCGTATGAGGGTTCAATCTCGATTGACTCTCGACTGTGCAAACTGGCGCGTCTCCACCAGTTTGAAAAGGTGGATATTTATAACTGCAACAATGGCGCTCGCTTTTCAACCTACGTCATTTACGGAGGGCCAGGTGAAATTTGCCTCAATGGCGCTGCCGCGAGACACGTTCATAAGGGCGATCTCGTTATTATCGCCTGTTATCTCAATCTGAGTCCTCCTGAAGCCCCATCTCACAAACCCAATCTTGTGTTTGTCGACAAAAAAAATTGTCCTGTAGAAAAACTCGCACCGGAGATCTAG
- the coaBC gene encoding bifunctional phosphopantothenoylcysteine decarboxylase/phosphopantothenate--cysteine ligase CoaBC, whose protein sequence is MLNSNRSQQNILFQITGSVAAFKACSVISALVQKKYQVRVVTTASALKFVGPASLEGLTGRPVVHDTFDRGQMMNHISLARWADAFVLCPATANSINRLAHGLGDDLIGSIFLAQDFRKPYLVFPAMNSRMLEHPVTRESISKLMAMGVRIFPTEKGILACGEFGSGKLMNPELIVEEISRITVNNISNLGSRKLKILVTAGGTSEPIDSVRFIGNRSTGQTGCQIAESLANAGHRIVLLRSRTGASAKSNGDLLSHDFESCADLRRLLIDYLSHDSFDAIIHSAAVSDFAVDTIVDQTGRSCHQNEKISSDVNISINLKQNPKLIREIRHWSANKNILIIGFKLTSTPNIEDRLNSLKKLQQEASPDFVVLNDLSDISEQSHIFSIYEGEKICKRGNSKAELELAISQLLSQTEVYGI, encoded by the coding sequence ATGTTGAACTCAAATAGGAGCCAACAGAATATTTTGTTTCAAATCACTGGGTCCGTGGCGGCCTTTAAGGCTTGTTCGGTCATTTCCGCTCTTGTTCAGAAAAAATATCAAGTTCGAGTTGTGACAACAGCCTCAGCCCTCAAATTTGTTGGGCCGGCAAGCCTTGAGGGCTTAACGGGCAGACCTGTTGTACACGATACTTTCGATCGTGGCCAAATGATGAATCATATCAGTCTAGCCCGGTGGGCAGATGCTTTTGTGCTTTGTCCTGCGACGGCTAATTCTATCAATCGGTTGGCCCACGGATTGGGAGATGATTTAATTGGTTCAATTTTTTTAGCCCAAGATTTTCGCAAGCCCTATCTCGTTTTTCCGGCTATGAATTCGCGTATGCTTGAACACCCTGTCACCAGGGAATCTATATCAAAATTAATGGCAATGGGCGTGAGAATTTTTCCAACTGAGAAAGGAATCCTTGCTTGCGGAGAATTTGGGTCTGGAAAGCTAATGAACCCGGAATTGATAGTTGAGGAAATTTCTCGTATCACAGTCAACAACATCTCCAATTTGGGATCCAGAAAATTGAAGATTCTTGTTACTGCTGGGGGTACCTCTGAACCCATTGACAGCGTTAGATTCATTGGCAATCGCAGTACAGGACAGACTGGTTGCCAGATTGCAGAGTCTCTTGCGAATGCGGGACACAGGATTGTTCTTTTGAGATCCAGGACGGGAGCAAGTGCAAAGTCAAATGGCGATCTCCTTTCACATGATTTTGAGAGCTGTGCGGATCTCAGAAGACTCCTCATTGATTATTTAAGTCACGATTCCTTCGATGCCATTATTCACTCGGCTGCCGTCAGTGACTTTGCTGTCGACACGATTGTGGATCAGACAGGTCGTTCTTGCCATCAAAACGAAAAAATTTCCTCAGATGTTAATATCTCCATTAATCTCAAGCAGAATCCAAAGCTTATTCGAGAGATTCGACATTGGTCAGCCAACAAAAATATATTGATAATTGGCTTTAAACTCACTTCTACTCCTAACATCGAAGATCGGTTAAATTCCCTAAAGAAGCTTCAGCAAGAAGCCTCTCCCGATTTTGTTGTGTTGAACGACCTTTCAGATATCTCTGAGCAATCACACATATTTTCGATTTATGAAGGCGAAAAAATCTGCAAGAGAGGAAACTCAAAGGCAGAGCTGGAACTGGCTATTTCACAGCTCCTATCACAAACTGAGGTATATGGCATATGA
- the panC gene encoding pantoate--beta-alanine ligase, producing the protein MDIYFKVQHWRDQRNGDRIEGLSLGMVPTMGALHRGHISLIERSLKKNDRTLVSIFVNPTQFDNPDDFAKYPIQLESDIETLRNAGVHYLILPDYGELYPDNFRYQVIENEESQLLCGAHRPGHFNGVLTVVMKLLHLADADRAYFGEKDYQQLQLIKDMVKAFFMNVEVIGCPTLREESGLAMSSRNQRLSATQLKIASQFSQILRSAANPEQATDALLQVGFGVDYVEERWGRRLGAVHLGKVRLIDNVELK; encoded by the coding sequence ATGGATATTTACTTTAAGGTTCAACACTGGCGCGATCAAAGAAATGGCGATCGCATTGAGGGACTCTCATTGGGTATGGTTCCAACAATGGGAGCGCTTCATCGAGGGCATATTTCTCTCATCGAGAGATCATTGAAGAAAAATGATCGAACACTTGTCAGTATTTTTGTCAATCCAACTCAATTTGATAATCCTGACGATTTCGCAAAATATCCAATACAATTGGAATCAGATATTGAAACTCTAAGAAACGCGGGAGTTCATTACTTGATACTCCCCGACTATGGGGAGCTATACCCAGACAATTTTCGCTACCAAGTTATAGAAAATGAGGAAAGTCAGCTGCTCTGCGGAGCTCATCGTCCTGGTCATTTCAATGGCGTGTTGACCGTCGTCATGAAACTCCTTCATCTCGCTGATGCCGATCGGGCCTATTTTGGAGAAAAGGACTATCAACAACTTCAATTGATAAAGGACATGGTCAAGGCATTTTTTATGAACGTAGAGGTGATCGGATGTCCCACTCTCAGAGAAGAGAGCGGATTGGCTATGAGCTCCAGAAACCAGCGATTAAGTGCAACTCAACTCAAAATTGCTTCCCAATTCAGTCAGATTTTAAGATCAGCAGCCAATCCGGAGCAGGCGACGGACGCACTCTTACAGGTAGGATTCGGTGTCGATTACGTCGAAGAGAGGTGGGGACGTCGATTAGGTGCCGTTCATCTCGGCAAAGTTAGGTTAATAGACAATGTTGAACTCAAATAG
- a CDS encoding type III pantothenate kinase codes for MIMCLDVGNSQMFGGVFKDQKLLFQFRRNSRGGASSDEYGLFLRSVLRENGIDPNSIERIAICTVVPEVLHSLKNCCLKYFNRSPFVLQAGVKTGLKINYRNPSEVGADRIANAIAAYHLYPNQDLIIIDFGTATTFCAVSSSRQYFGGVILAGLRISMEAMESRTSKLPSVEILRPGEVLGRSTVESIQSGLYFGTLGAVREIVDGLQREAFSGSKAQVIGTGGLSSLFEDEDVFDLTVPDLVLVGLRFAIDMNT; via the coding sequence ATGATCATGTGTTTAGACGTTGGCAATAGCCAAATGTTTGGCGGTGTCTTTAAGGACCAAAAATTGCTTTTCCAATTTCGTCGAAATTCGAGAGGTGGTGCTTCTTCGGATGAATATGGCCTCTTCCTGAGGAGTGTTTTGCGAGAAAACGGTATTGATCCGAATTCCATTGAGAGGATCGCGATATGCACAGTTGTTCCAGAAGTTCTTCATTCCTTAAAGAATTGCTGTTTGAAATATTTTAATCGTTCTCCATTCGTCCTTCAGGCTGGAGTTAAGACTGGTCTCAAAATCAATTATCGAAACCCGAGCGAGGTCGGCGCCGATCGTATTGCAAATGCCATCGCAGCTTATCATCTGTATCCAAATCAAGATCTCATCATTATTGACTTCGGAACAGCCACGACTTTTTGTGCTGTTTCCTCAAGCCGCCAGTACTTCGGGGGAGTCATCCTTGCTGGTCTGAGAATTTCCATGGAGGCAATGGAGAGTCGAACCTCGAAATTGCCGTCCGTTGAGATCCTTCGTCCCGGTGAGGTTCTCGGACGTTCAACGGTGGAGAGCATTCAGTCGGGTCTTTATTTCGGAACCTTAGGCGCAGTCCGAGAAATAGTTGATGGGCTTCAAAGAGAAGCCTTTTCTGGAAGCAAGGCCCAAGTCATCGGAACTGGTGGGCTCTCCAGTCTCTTTGAAGATGAAGATGTTTTCGATTTAACTGTTCCCGATCTTGTGCTCGTGGGACTTCGGTTTGCAATAGATATGAACACATGA
- a CDS encoding hydroxymethylglutaryl-CoA lyase: MANSIRIIEVGPRDGLQNEAHRLSLKVRKELVLRLGQAGLNLIEVGAFVSSKWVPQMQESGELIAELFESQRSGELGKKVRISALVPNFRGMEDAVKTELRDIAIFGACSEGFSKKNINCSIAESFDRFRQVIKEAKTRKIKVRGYLSTAFGCPYDGYVDPGYVVKLATALLELGVYEVSIGDTIGVASPRQVEILLKKILKKIPARRLAMHFHDTRGTALANVAKSYELGIRSFDSSVGGLGGCPYAKGASGNLATEDLVYMMHAMGVRTNVDLESLIETKRWIEPIIGRRLLSHVGQAGLPLAGTIR, encoded by the coding sequence ATGGCAAATTCAATTCGTATCATTGAGGTGGGTCCTCGTGATGGACTTCAGAATGAGGCTCATCGCTTGAGCTTAAAGGTTCGCAAGGAACTTGTCTTGAGATTAGGTCAGGCCGGCCTTAATCTAATTGAGGTTGGGGCATTCGTTTCTTCTAAGTGGGTGCCTCAGATGCAAGAAAGTGGGGAACTGATCGCAGAACTTTTCGAGTCACAGAGAAGTGGTGAATTAGGAAAGAAGGTTCGCATTTCGGCCCTCGTTCCGAATTTTCGCGGGATGGAGGATGCGGTGAAGACGGAGTTGCGTGACATCGCAATATTTGGGGCCTGCAGTGAGGGCTTTTCAAAAAAAAACATCAACTGCAGCATAGCAGAGAGCTTTGATCGTTTTCGACAGGTCATAAAAGAAGCCAAAACTCGAAAAATAAAAGTCAGAGGGTACCTCAGCACAGCTTTTGGTTGCCCTTACGATGGGTATGTCGATCCTGGATACGTTGTCAAACTGGCCACTGCCCTCTTAGAGCTTGGCGTTTATGAGGTTTCAATTGGAGATACGATTGGAGTGGCATCCCCCCGACAGGTGGAAATTCTATTAAAGAAAATTTTAAAGAAAATCCCGGCTCGTCGGCTGGCCATGCATTTTCACGATACACGAGGTACGGCGCTTGCCAATGTAGCGAAGAGCTATGAATTGGGGATCCGATCTTTTGATTCGAGCGTGGGAGGCTTGGGAGGTTGTCCATATGCCAAAGGAGCCTCTGGAAATTTGGCGACCGAAGATCTGGTCTATATGATGCATGCAATGGGAGTTAGAACAAACGTAGATCTAGAAAGTCTCATTGAAACAAAAAGGTGGATTGAACCAATAATTGGAAGAAGACTTCTTTCTCATGTTGGTCAAGCCGGTCTTCCCCTTGCAGGGACGATCAGGTGA